One stretch of Maylandia zebra isolate NMK-2024a linkage group LG13, Mzebra_GT3a, whole genome shotgun sequence DNA includes these proteins:
- the vip gene encoding VIP peptides, producing MYKAMVQRTGPHLLLLIALCSVLYSRTLSLPHTTIRATRHADGLFTSGYSKLLGQLSARRYLESLIGKRVSDELMDEPAKRHTDAIFTDNYSRFRKQMAVKKYLNSVLSGKRSLEDPVTSEESRDEPKTFQESYDDINVDHLLNNYQLAL from the exons AT GTATAAAGCGATGGTACAACGAACCGGCCCCCACCTGCTTCTCCTAATAGCCCTGTGCAGTGTGTTGTACTCCCGGACCCTAAGTCTACCGCACACAACCATAAG AGCGACGAGACACGCAGACGGTCTGTTTACCAGCGGATATAGCAAACTCCTGGGACAGCTATCAGCACGGAGGTACCTGGAGTCTCTGATTGGAAAGCGGGTCAG TGATGAGCTGATGGACGAGCCAGCAAAGCGTCACACAGACGCTATCTTTACAGACAACTACAGCCGCTTCCGCAAACAGATGGCTGTCAAGAAGTACCTGAACTCTGTCTTATCAGGAAAGAGAAG CCTAGAAGATCCTGTAACCAGCGAGGAGTCCAGGGATGAACCCAAAACCTTCCAGGAGAGCTACGACGACATAAACGTAGACCATCTCCTAAACAACTATCAGCTG GCACTTTGA
- the fbxo5 gene encoding F-box only protein 5 encodes MSHSNGIIMKFAACESPRASAVEAKASPVKEPIPIKPQCSPVKVTTVLFSSKNNTSAIHDKENSTGMAHDRTLEFEDSGYLSLQNSQIEYHHENEEDVHILGKSTVVSSTATNQGMPHNSPSKCQVRSTPIQLEAVCTPVVRPQRRTAAYSSSTPSGHHSDSHLPILNFQRVVCEELAKSYEKNKRYDWSIVTKVAENFLLDRVIGRQMGLEYSDIFQSLLARNMRCILTKILAFLEDLDLISCKKVSRTWRKIICEDAAALRRCQRAEQELRESRNSLRQRGIGLTRDVAVSRMVLSCMQTTASSKTPSSSSSSSTPSCMTTRRAASSQRGSTPTSRCSRFNEYIQAASTLKQHESLRACKRCGSPATHLNEVQKATCTRLSCLFTFCTRCQESFHGSTPCRTVTPRANFSKTSPGSARSKKNIRRL; translated from the exons ATGTCTCATTCTAACGGAATCATCATGAAGTTTGCCGCGTGCGAATCTCCAAGAGCCTCTGCCGTGGAGGCCAAAGCTTCCCCAGTAAAAGAGCCCATCCCCATCAAACCTCAGTGTTCCCCTGTAAAGGTGACCACGGTGTTGTTCTCTTCCAAAAACAACACCAGTGCAATCCACGACAAGGAAAACAGCACTGGCATGGCGCATGACAGGACTCTGGAGTTTGAGGATAGTGGTTATCTCTCTCTGCAAAACAGTCAGATTGAATATCACCATGAGAACGAAGAGGATGTCCACATCCTGGGAAAGTCCACAGTAGTGTCGTCTACTGCTACAAATCAAGGAATGCCACATAATTCTCCTTCCAAATGTCAAGTAAGGAGCACCCCTATTCAACTGGAGGCAGTCTGCACTCCTGTGGTTCGTCCCCAGAGGAGAACTGCGGCATACTCGTCGTCCACCCCATCCGGCCATCACAGCGACAGCCACCTGCCTATACTGAACTTCCAGCGGGTTGTGTGTGAAGAACTTGCTAAGAGCTATGAGAAGAATAAGAG GTACGACTGGAGCATTGTCACAAAAGTTGCAGAGAATTTTCTTTTGGATCGGGTGATTGGACGTCAGATGGGCTTGGAGTACAGCGATATCTTTCAGTCTCTGCTGGCCAGAAACATGAGATGTATCCTGACAAAGATCCTGGCCTTTCTGGAAGACTTGGACCTCATTAG TTGTAAGAAAGTGAGCAGGACTTGGAGGAAAATCATCTGTGAAGATGCAGCAGCTCTGAGGCGGTGTCAGCGAGCTGAGCAGGAACTCAGG GAGTCAAGAAACTCTCTGAGACAGAGGGGTATTGGTTTGACAAGAGATGTGGCCGTCTCCAGGATGGTGCTGTCCTGCATGCAGACCACGGCTTCCTCAAAGactccatcttcatcatcctcctcgTCCACCCCCAGCTGCATGACCACCAGACGGGCTGCTTCCTCTCAGAGAGGCAGCACACCCACCTCCCGATGCTCACGCTTCAACGAGTACATCCAG GCTGCCAGCACTCTGAAGCAACACGAGTCTCTTCGTGCCTGCAAACGCTGCGGCTCACCAGCGAcacatctgaatgaggttcagaAAGCTACGTGCACTCGCCTTAGTTGTCTCTTCACCTTCTGCACTCGCTGTCAGGAGTCTTTCCACGGCTCGACCCCCTGCAGAACCGTGACTCCCCGAGCCAACTTCTCTAAGACGTCACCGGGGAGCGCTCGCAGCAAGAAGAACATCAGGCGACTGTGA